A single window of Martelella sp. NC20 DNA harbors:
- a CDS encoding Crp/Fnr family transcriptional regulator gives MNAHTKSCLVQKLSHYAELEDASLEGLARLEREEKDFARNDEVYQEGDRNIHLYVVKKGWLYSYADLKDGRRQIVEIHHPGDIVGFPDIAFTERTTVLRAAEDVRLCPFPKKDLDDVFMRAPQLAALLFALAVRNQVIMIDFLRAIGRMSARERIAYLLLDLQARLRIANTSMTTTFRLPLKQTELSDVLGLTNVYVSRSFTALEKDGLIRRSNGSVEILEEQRMKRICDFSDRHTNLDTSWFPKSAPAEA, from the coding sequence ATGAACGCGCACACGAAAAGCTGCCTGGTCCAGAAGCTCTCGCATTATGCCGAACTCGAGGACGCCTCGCTTGAAGGTCTTGCCCGGCTCGAACGCGAGGAAAAGGACTTCGCCAGGAATGACGAGGTCTATCAGGAGGGCGACCGCAATATTCACCTTTATGTGGTTAAAAAGGGCTGGCTCTACAGCTATGCCGACCTGAAGGACGGCCGCCGGCAGATCGTGGAGATCCATCATCCGGGCGACATTGTCGGTTTTCCCGACATCGCCTTCACCGAACGCACGACGGTGCTGAGGGCCGCCGAAGACGTGCGCCTGTGCCCGTTTCCGAAAAAGGACCTCGACGACGTGTTCATGCGCGCGCCCCAGCTTGCCGCGCTGCTGTTTGCGCTCGCGGTGCGCAACCAGGTGATCATGATCGATTTCCTGCGCGCCATCGGCCGCATGAGCGCGCGCGAACGGATCGCCTATCTGCTGCTCGATCTTCAGGCCCGGCTTCGCATAGCCAACACATCGATGACGACGACCTTCCGCCTGCCGCTGAAACAGACCGAACTCTCCGATGTCCTCGGGCTGACCAATGTCTATGTCAGCCGCAGCTTCACCGCGCTCGAAAAGGACGGCCTTATCCGCCGCTCCAACGGGTCGGTGGAAATTCTGGAAGAGCAACGGATGAAGCGCATCTGCGACTTCTCCGACCGCCACACCAATCTCGACACATCATGGTTTCCCAAGAGCGCGCCGGCCGAGGCGTGA